The following proteins are encoded in a genomic region of Cardinium endosymbiont of Culicoides punctatus:
- the lepB gene encoding signal peptidase I, with amino-acid sequence MKIPFLGKKRRQISGVTGPVNAVKEWINSILFAAIAATLIRWMVISLYVIPSGSMESTLLTGDFVLVSKLHYGARTPVTPLQVPLSHQTIIGTKTPSYLDWIQLPQYRLPGLGKVKRNDIIIFNTPVELDKPVDLREYWIKRCIALPGDFIYISHKQVYVNDQLARKADFVQYLYFIKTKRHLSSAFFEKNGFRNPVNYTSPGCEGYAVYATPEKVNQLTTVLPSYIQSVEPVEDEVGIRHTRIYPWNAAFSWTKDNFGPVKVPERGMTIQINETNITLYGFLIERYEGKRDVKLTRNECWINDQQIYEYTFNKNYYFAMGDNRDQSCDSRLIGFIPEDHIVGKAVLVLLSSDRRKSFFSGIRWNRLFHSID; translated from the coding sequence ATGAAGATTCCTTTTTTAGGTAAAAAAAGAAGACAGATAAGCGGCGTTACAGGGCCGGTAAACGCAGTTAAGGAGTGGATAAACTCTATATTGTTCGCTGCTATAGCAGCAACTTTAATTCGTTGGATGGTCATTAGCTTATATGTTATTCCTTCTGGATCCATGGAAAGTACGTTGCTAACAGGAGATTTTGTGTTGGTAAGCAAGCTACACTATGGTGCACGTACACCGGTTACTCCTTTGCAAGTACCACTAAGCCACCAAACTATTATAGGAACTAAAACGCCATCCTATCTTGACTGGATTCAACTACCACAATATCGTCTTCCCGGACTAGGGAAGGTGAAAAGAAATGATATTATTATTTTCAATACGCCCGTAGAATTAGATAAACCAGTTGATTTACGTGAATATTGGATAAAGCGTTGTATTGCACTTCCAGGTGATTTTATTTATATAAGCCATAAGCAGGTTTACGTAAATGATCAGTTGGCCAGAAAAGCTGATTTTGTTCAGTATCTTTATTTTATAAAAACAAAACGCCATTTAAGCAGTGCTTTTTTCGAAAAAAATGGTTTTAGAAACCCTGTAAATTACACCTCTCCAGGTTGTGAGGGATATGCTGTTTATGCTACGCCAGAAAAAGTCAACCAGCTTACGACTGTATTGCCTTCTTATATACAGTCCGTAGAACCGGTAGAAGATGAAGTAGGTATACGCCATACTAGAATTTATCCTTGGAACGCTGCTTTCTCTTGGACAAAAGACAATTTTGGTCCTGTTAAAGTTCCTGAAAGAGGAATGACTATTCAGATAAATGAAACGAATATTACATTATATGGTTTTCTTATAGAAAGATATGAAGGTAAAAGAGACGTTAAGCTCACTCGAAATGAATGTTGGATAAATGACCAGCAAATTTATGAATATACTTTCAATAAAAATTATTACTTTGCTATGGGCGACAATCGTGATCAATCTTGTGACTCTAGACTTATTGGGTTTATACCCGAAGATCATATTGTTGGAAAAGCCGTTTTGGTATTGCTATCTTCTGATAGGCGTAAAAGTTTTTTTAGTGGCATCCGTTGGAATAGACTATTCCATAGCATAGATTAA